The Sphingobacterium bambusae genome includes a window with the following:
- the treY gene encoding malto-oligosyltrehalose synthase encodes MNAPKATYRLQLNKDFTFDQLNSIISYLSDLGIDTIYASPIFQAVAGSNHGYDGVDMHTINPEIGSLEQLIGIKQKLSEQQMRWLQDIVPNHMAFHPANKWLMDLLEHGPASSYRDYFDSSLSEEWFSQEQLMVPVLGNDLDEVIENNEINITLNDNKLYFQYFEQQWPLSALSVKELLIEFNKKKATSQHAEEPNTSARFGDFLAKINASHSKLRKLLKKQHYRLCHWQETDTNINFRRFFTVNGLICLQINNEKVFQDVHRFVGQLLEQKIIDGLRIDHIDGIYNPTQYLMDLRSLVGEDTYIVAEKILEHNEDLPNNWPIAGTTGYEFLAAVNNVLIDANGEKAFTKIYEKYVGKQLSLKRQQRNKKTAILTKHMQGEMDQLAHLFIRLQLADGEQAPKARNLAKVIRSFLVLFPTYRSYAASFPCSESDFQIIDAVYQKLKKNNPDTPSEVQLFWAACRRAQLGDDATYAARFSRFFTRCMQFTGPAMAKGVEDTLMYTYNRFLGTNEVGDHPANFGIAIEDFHAAMIHRQRAWPKALNTTATHDTKRGEDARARLQVLTACPALWAKTVKKWQKQLKSQYQHALPHPNDQYAIFQAIFASHPILDQDEHFEERLLAYITKYLREGKEHSDWAQPDEQYEEKTAAFARFLLMEGNDFQTILHKLHAQLNDFAIINSLCQVMLKFTLPGIPDTYQGTELWDFSFVDPDNRRAVDFAQRSKYLTDISRIQPSEKASTLWKERNNGKIKLWLTQQLAILRKHADSLSEKASYLPLTVTGKYQAHILAFARQHRDSWTIVVLPLHLARIDKLHKCTVTDFDWSDTRVILPTIDTVSWTDCLRARQGEGNELHVNNLFTDIPLAIVQYESQPNKRQAGILMSISSLPSDFGIGDLGKPARDFAHALYNAGQQYWQVLPLGPLSKEQFYSPYSTLSAMAGNPLLISLESLASAGLLDASELESAHVPLSNSIVYDDVVRIKMHYLHQAFKQAPLDQDADFVDFCARESSWLHDYSLFMALRKQHGEQPWHMWPAAFKHRDSAQLAAFAKDHIEDIRFEQWIQYIFFKQWKELKEYCYHLHVSFVGDIPIYVGHDAADVWAKPDLFSLDNDGQIQFIAGVPPDYFNAQGQQWGMPVFNWAEHKKENFSWWLRRIKQNLALYDLVRLDHFRAFVAYWQIPMPADNAIEGQWVEAPGPALFKQIQANFPNMPFIAEDLGDIDAAVYDLRDKYKLAGMKVLQFAFGDDMPHSTHVPHHYGNNFVVYTGTHDNNTTVGWFKEDLDSDARRRMQFYLSSTVYAKNVADLLIRAAYASVADTVIIPMQDVLSLGKKNRMNTPSSTTGNWTWRMLPAAFNQHVQERLKSYAKGYDRM; translated from the coding sequence ATGAACGCGCCAAAAGCAACGTACCGACTCCAACTAAATAAAGACTTTACATTCGACCAGTTAAACAGCATCATTTCCTATCTTTCCGATCTAGGCATAGATACCATCTACGCCTCGCCTATCTTTCAAGCCGTCGCGGGTAGCAATCATGGATATGATGGTGTTGACATGCATACGATAAACCCAGAGATAGGCAGCTTGGAGCAGCTCATTGGTATTAAGCAAAAACTGAGCGAGCAACAGATGCGTTGGTTGCAGGATATCGTGCCCAACCATATGGCCTTCCATCCTGCAAACAAATGGTTGATGGATCTGCTGGAGCACGGCCCAGCATCATCTTATCGCGATTACTTCGATAGTAGCCTCAGTGAGGAATGGTTCTCTCAAGAGCAGTTGATGGTACCCGTTTTAGGAAATGATTTAGATGAAGTCATCGAGAATAATGAAATCAATATCACCCTTAATGACAACAAATTATATTTTCAATATTTTGAACAACAATGGCCACTGTCCGCTTTAAGTGTAAAGGAGCTATTAATTGAATTTAACAAAAAGAAAGCTACGTCCCAGCATGCGGAAGAACCCAACACTTCAGCACGATTTGGCGATTTTCTGGCTAAAATCAATGCCTCGCACAGCAAATTGCGCAAGCTTTTAAAAAAGCAACATTACCGCCTTTGCCACTGGCAAGAAACCGACACAAACATTAACTTTCGCCGTTTTTTCACCGTAAATGGACTCATTTGTTTGCAGATCAACAACGAAAAGGTCTTTCAGGATGTACATCGATTTGTTGGTCAATTGCTTGAACAAAAGATAATTGATGGCTTACGTATCGATCATATTGATGGCATTTATAATCCGACACAATATTTAATGGACTTAAGGAGCCTCGTTGGTGAAGATACCTATATCGTTGCCGAAAAGATTCTGGAGCACAACGAGGACTTACCAAACAACTGGCCTATTGCCGGCACAACCGGATATGAGTTTCTTGCTGCTGTAAATAACGTGCTTATTGATGCTAACGGAGAAAAAGCCTTCACAAAAATCTACGAAAAATATGTCGGTAAGCAGCTATCCTTAAAAAGACAACAGCGCAATAAGAAGACCGCGATTTTGACAAAACATATGCAGGGCGAAATGGATCAGCTCGCGCATCTTTTCATCCGACTGCAATTAGCAGATGGCGAACAGGCACCGAAAGCTAGAAATTTAGCGAAGGTCATCCGTTCTTTCCTTGTGCTATTCCCTACATACCGAAGCTATGCCGCATCTTTCCCCTGCTCCGAATCGGATTTCCAAATTATCGATGCCGTATACCAAAAGCTCAAGAAGAATAATCCAGATACGCCTTCGGAGGTGCAGCTGTTTTGGGCAGCATGCAGACGTGCACAACTGGGAGATGACGCCACATATGCAGCGCGCTTTAGCCGCTTTTTTACGCGCTGTATGCAATTTACGGGACCAGCAATGGCCAAAGGTGTAGAAGACACTTTGATGTACACCTACAATCGGTTTCTCGGGACAAACGAGGTGGGTGACCATCCCGCAAATTTTGGAATCGCTATCGAAGATTTCCATGCAGCTATGATCCATCGCCAACGAGCTTGGCCAAAAGCGCTCAATACCACCGCGACACACGACACCAAGCGTGGTGAGGACGCCCGCGCCCGCCTTCAAGTATTGACAGCCTGCCCGGCATTATGGGCTAAGACGGTCAAAAAGTGGCAAAAACAACTTAAAAGTCAGTACCAGCATGCACTGCCACATCCAAATGACCAGTATGCGATATTCCAAGCAATATTCGCCTCCCACCCCATATTGGATCAAGACGAGCATTTTGAAGAACGTTTACTGGCCTACATAACGAAATATCTGCGTGAAGGCAAGGAGCATTCCGACTGGGCGCAGCCTGATGAACAGTATGAGGAAAAGACAGCAGCATTTGCCCGTTTTCTACTAATGGAGGGAAACGATTTTCAGACAATACTACACAAGCTACATGCACAGTTAAATGATTTTGCGATAATCAATTCACTCTGTCAAGTGATGTTAAAGTTTACCTTGCCCGGCATACCTGACACCTATCAAGGTACGGAACTTTGGGACTTTAGCTTCGTTGACCCAGACAATCGTCGCGCTGTTGATTTCGCACAACGGAGCAAGTATCTTACAGACATCTCCCGCATACAACCCAGTGAAAAGGCGTCGACGCTATGGAAAGAGCGAAACAATGGAAAAATAAAATTGTGGTTAACCCAACAACTGGCCATACTCCGTAAGCATGCAGACAGCCTGTCCGAGAAGGCTAGCTACCTGCCACTGACGGTTACGGGCAAATACCAAGCACATATACTGGCGTTTGCTCGGCAACACCGCGATAGCTGGACAATCGTTGTTCTTCCGCTTCATCTAGCTCGCATAGACAAACTGCATAAATGTACGGTAACTGATTTTGACTGGAGCGACACACGTGTCATCCTACCTACAATAGACACAGTAAGCTGGACGGATTGCCTACGGGCGCGCCAAGGCGAGGGCAACGAGTTGCATGTAAACAACCTATTTACAGACATTCCGCTAGCCATCGTGCAATATGAAAGCCAACCCAACAAACGTCAAGCTGGAATCCTCATGTCGATCAGCTCGTTGCCTTCCGATTTCGGTATCGGCGATTTGGGAAAACCAGCGCGAGACTTTGCCCATGCGCTATACAATGCCGGGCAACAGTACTGGCAGGTATTGCCGCTCGGCCCACTTTCCAAAGAGCAGTTTTACTCGCCCTATAGCACGTTAAGTGCTATGGCCGGCAATCCATTATTGATCAGTCTAGAAAGTTTGGCTAGCGCCGGACTCTTGGATGCTAGCGAATTGGAAAGTGCTCATGTTCCGCTATCGAATAGTATCGTATACGATGACGTTGTGCGCATTAAGATGCACTACCTTCATCAAGCATTTAAGCAAGCTCCTTTAGATCAAGATGCCGACTTTGTGGACTTCTGCGCTAGAGAGTCAAGTTGGCTTCATGATTACAGCCTATTCATGGCCTTGCGCAAGCAGCATGGCGAACAGCCTTGGCACATGTGGCCGGCAGCTTTTAAACATCGAGATTCCGCACAGCTGGCAGCCTTCGCTAAAGACCATATCGAAGACATACGATTTGAGCAATGGATACAGTACATATTCTTTAAACAATGGAAAGAACTTAAAGAATATTGTTACCACCTTCATGTTTCTTTCGTCGGAGACATCCCGATTTATGTTGGACACGATGCCGCGGATGTATGGGCAAAGCCCGATTTATTTTCATTGGACAATGACGGGCAGATTCAATTCATAGCGGGCGTTCCTCCCGACTACTTTAATGCGCAAGGACAACAATGGGGTATGCCCGTATTCAATTGGGCTGAACATAAGAAAGAAAACTTCAGCTGGTGGCTACGACGAATCAAGCAAAATTTGGCCTTATACGATTTGGTGCGTTTGGATCATTTCCGCGCTTTCGTGGCCTATTGGCAAATTCCGATGCCGGCCGATAACGCTATAGAAGGACAATGGGTGGAAGCTCCTGGGCCAGCGCTTTTCAAACAGATACAAGCAAACTTCCCCAACATGCCCTTTATTGCCGAGGACCTCGGAGACATCGATGCAGCGGTGTATGACCTACGCGACAAATACAAACTGGCGGGCATGAAAGTCCTTCAATTTGCATTCGGCGACGACATGCCACATTCTACACATGTGCCGCATCACTACGGCAATAATTTTGTGGTATACACGGGCACGCACGACAACAATACCACCGTGGGCTGGTTCAAAGAAGATTTAGATTCCGATGCTCGCAGACGCATGCAATTTTATCTATCGTCCACCGTGTATGCCAAGAATGTGGCAGACCTTCTTATCCGAGCAGCCTATGCCTCCGTAGCGGATACAGTAATCATACCGATGCAGGATGTCTTATCGCTTGGTAAAAAGAATCGAATGAACACGCCGTCAAGCACGACAGGAAATTGGACATGGCGAATGTTACCCGCCGCCTTTAACCAACATGTACAGGAACGCCTGAAATCTTATGCAAAAGGTTACGACAGGATGTGA
- a CDS encoding pyridoxamine 5'-phosphate oxidase family protein, whose amino-acid sequence MSTENLVQQDAIAKLKEMIDAMDIGMLGSYPVETGYMHAVPMSRQEVDDEGAIWFLFSNESDSYAHFEQQDKATLLYSDINKYSFLSINGHAVVSRDKERIEKYWNKMMEGWFDKGKDDPRIRVLKIVPSEAHYWDNKSNKLITLIKVAAGALTGQKADTGRQGDLDF is encoded by the coding sequence ATGAGTACAGAGAATTTAGTGCAACAAGATGCTATAGCAAAGCTTAAAGAAATGATCGATGCCATGGATATCGGCATGTTGGGATCTTATCCAGTGGAGACAGGTTATATGCACGCCGTGCCAATGAGTAGGCAAGAAGTGGATGACGAAGGTGCTATTTGGTTTCTATTTTCCAACGAGAGCGATTCGTATGCGCATTTTGAACAGCAGGATAAAGCTACGCTACTTTACAGCGATATTAATAAGTATAGTTTTTTAAGTATCAACGGGCATGCGGTGGTGAGCCGCGATAAAGAGCGCATCGAGAAATATTGGAATAAGATGATGGAAGGCTGGTTTGATAAAGGAAAAGATGATCCGCGCATCCGCGTCTTGAAGATCGTTCCGTCGGAAGCACATTATTGGGATAACAAATCCAATAAGTTGATCACCCTAATTAAAGTGGCTGCGGGTGCTTTAACAGGACAAAAGGCAGATACGGGGCGTCAAGGAGATCTTGATTTTTAA